The following are encoded together in the Hoplias malabaricus isolate fHopMal1 chromosome 3, fHopMal1.hap1, whole genome shotgun sequence genome:
- the LOC136691400 gene encoding uncharacterized protein: MDFPLPLVVLLCLSGVEKTQGQALPAPLIQFGSGVVHSAVTGDGNWQGIPLQQNFSYFERQYSQLYLSMDGFLSFTPLTFDGYIPISNTDIIAPLWTDLDMYTRGDISYEQATNGPLLQTVTDQMDSVYPGFTASWVFVSTWWNMEFEPDTGAVTFQVVLVSDNEGHTCVMMNYGVIPNDPEPWLAGLQTQDNNQNFTINVSNITNLPSSSNVGIPGRWIFQVAGSPLAPTILFPVLSSAGHLDLHYDGNYQQIQLIQPFNYFGRSYSQLYLSMDGFLSFDFNSNLNADGYYPYNQLPSANMIAGLWTDIDTYTRGNITFEQATSGPLLQQATTVIKQSFNLTSFSATWMFVGTWQNVEFEPDTGAVTFQVVLISGADSSSYALLHYVTIPTDLGYWTAGYQTADNSYQFQLPVSNITSLPSSTNVGVLGRWAFKVNAPTILFPVLSSAGHLDLHYDGNYQQIQLIQPFNYFGRSFSQLYLSMDGFLSFDFNSNLYTDGYYPYNQLPSANMIAGLWTDIDTYTRGDITFQQATSGPLLQQATTVIKQSFNLTSFSATWVFVGTWQNVEFEPDTGAVTFQVVLISGADSSSYALLHYVTIPTDYEYWKAGYQTADNSYQFQLPVSTITSLPTSTNVGVLGRWAFKVNEPFGLFFPVLPTAVQNALTGDGSYVQIQLQQPFSYASKQYSTLYLYMDGFVSFQAIPQYDGYYPYISADIIAALWTDIDIYTRNNISYEQATSGPLINQASSAIQQLFPGTAFTAGWVFVATWSNVEFEPDVGGVTFQIVLISDGDSDVSYVLFNYGDMPNDPEAWKAGYFTADNTQQYTISVPSTTNLRTSTNVGKPGRWAFRVDDSVETCGGTNLSVSLSRCQLFEAGFSSQLLHLNDPSCTGQIQNDRLVFSFKDNECGTILQTNATNFIYKNAIQMFNGPYQQSMISRDRWLNVSFSCVYPLIQTIDAPTLFQATSGVVSKNLPSGQGTYQISLTPYADASFTNPLVGTVTLGVNQQIYISLSISGVDAQQFTAVLDSCWATPNVQYYYYYYNARWDLVTNGCPNPQDGTVQVLQNGVSLSDYFSFRMFTFTGLSNSFNLHCQVHLCLRNGGQCALPCTDNDDDDDDKGSRRRRRSMDFHDTAAISMSF; this comes from the exons ATGGATTTTCCACTTCCGCTGGTCGTTCTGCTCTGTTTGA gtGGAGTGGAAAAGACACAAGGACAAG CGCTGCCTGCACCACTCATTCAGTTTGGGTCTGGTGTCGTTCACTCTGCTGTTACTGGGGATGGAAATTGGCAAGGGATCCCACTTCAGCAGAATTTTTCCTACTTTGAAAGACAGTACAGTCAACTTTAT CTCAGTATGGATGGTTTCCTGTCTTTTACACCCCTCACATTCGATGGCTACATCCCAATTTCAAACACAGACATCATTGCTCCACTGTGGACTGACCTTGACATGTACACCAGAGGAGACatctcctatgagcaagccacaAATGGTCCTCTTCTGCAGACAGTTACAGACCAAATGGACTCGGTTTACCCTGGATTCACTGCTTCCTGGGTCTTTGTCAGCACTTGGTGGAACATGGAATTTGAACCTGACACAGGG gctGTGACATTCCAAGTGGTCTTGGTCTCTGATAATGAAGGCCACACTTGTGTCATGATGAATTATGGGGTCATTCCTAATGATCCAGAGCCCTGGTTG GCTGGCTTACAGACACAGGACAACAATCAAAATTTCACCATTAACGTCTCCAACATCACTAACCTTCCTTCGAGTTCCAATGTTGGAATACCTGGTCGATGGATTTTCCAAGTTGCCGGTTCACCTCTGG CTCCAACCATACTGTTTCCTGTTCTGTCTTCTGCTGGTCATCTTGATCTTCATTATGATGGAAATTACCAACAGATCCAGCTCATCCAGCCATTTAACTACTTTGGAAGATCTTACTCACAATTATAT ctgAGCATGGATGGCTTCCTGTCTTTTGATTTTAATTCTAACCTAAACGCTGATGGCTACTATCCATATAACCAATTACCAAGTGCAAACATGATCGCTGGACTCTGGACAGATATTGACACTTACACCAGAGGAAACATTACCTTCGAGCAAGCTACAAGTGGCCCCCTTCTGCAACAGGCTACAACTGTAATTAAACAGAGTTTCAATTTGACCAGCTTCTCTGCCACCTGGATGTTCGTGGGCACTTGGCAGAATGTGGAATTTGAACCTGACACAGGG GCGGTCACTTTCCAAGTGGTCTTGATCTCTGGTGCAGACAGTAGCTCTTATGCCCTGTTGCATTATGTCACCATTCCTACTGATCTTGGATACTGGACG GCCGGTTATCAGACAGCAGACAACAGCTATCAGTTCCAACTCCCAGTCTCCAATATTACTAGCCTCCCTTCATCCACCAATGTTGGAGTTCTCGGTCGCTGGGCTTTTAAAGTTAACG CTCCAACCATACTGTTTCCTGTTCTGTCTTCTGCTGGTCATCTTGATCTTCATTATGATGGAAATTACCAACAGATCCAGCTCATCCAGCCATTTAACTACTTTGGAAGATCTTTCTCACAATTATAT ttgAGCATGGATGGCTTCCTGTCTTTTGATTTTAATTCTAACCTCTACACTGATGGCTACTATCCATATAACCAATTACCAAGTGCAAACATGATCGCTGGACTCTGGACTGATATTGACACTTACACCAGAGGAGACATTACCTTCCAGCAAGCTACAAGTGGCCCCCTTCTGCAACAGGCTACAACTGTAATTAAACAGAGTTTCAATTTGACCAGCTTCTCTGCCACCTGGGTGTTCGTGGGCACTTGGCAGAATGTGGAATTTGAACCTGACACAGGG GCGGTCACTTTCCAAGTGGTCTTGATCTCTGGTGCAGACAGTAGCTCTTACGCCCTGCTGCATTATGTCACCATTCCTACTGATTATGAATACTGGAAG GCCGGTTATCAGACAGCAGACAACAGCTATCAGTTCCAACTCCCAGTCTCCACTATTACAAGCCTCCCTACATCCACAAATGTTGGAGTTCTCGGTCGCTGGGCTTTTAAAGTTAACG AACCGTTTGGGCTATTCTTTCCTGTGCTACCTACGGCTGTCCAGAACGCTCTTACTGGAGACGGGTCTTATGTTCAGATCCAGCTTCAGCAGCCCTTCTCCTACGCTTCAAAACAATACTCAACACTATAT CTCTATATGGATGGTTTCGTGTCTTTTCAAGCTATCCCTCAATATGATGGCTACTATCCATACATCAGTGCAGACATCATTGCTGCACTGTGGACTGACATTGACATTTACACAAGAAACAACatctcctatgagcaagccacaAGCGGACCTCTTATAAATCAGGCTTCATCTGCAATTCAACAACTCTTCCCTGGAACAGCCTTCACCGCAGGCTGGGTCTTCGTTGCCACTTGGAGTAATGTGGAGTTTGAGCCTGATGTGGGG GGGGTGACTTTCCAGATTGTCTTGATCTCGGATGGAGACAGTGACGTGTCTTACGTCCTGTTCAACTATGGTGACATGCCGAATGATCCTGAAGCCTGGAAG GCTGGTTATTTCACTGCGGACAACACCCAACAATACACCATTTCAGTCCCCAGTACCACCAACCTTCGTACAAGCACTAATGTCGGCAAGCCTGGTCGATGGGCCTTCCGTGTTGATG ATTCTGTCGAGACATGTGGAGGAACTAATCTGTCAGTGTCTCTGTCCCGTTGCCAGCTGTTTGAGGCAGGGTTTTCTTCACAACTTCTCCACCTGAACGACCCCAGCTGCACGGGGCAGATACAGAATGACCGACTGGTGTTCAgttttaaagacaatgaatgtgGCACAATCTTGCAG actaatgcAACTAACTTCATCTACAAGAACGCCATTCAGATGTTCAATGGCCCATATCAACAGAGTATGATCAGTCGTGACAGATGGCTGAATGTTAGCTTCTCCTGTGTGTATCCGCTCATTCAGACAATTGACGCGCCCACTCTCTTCCAGGCCACTAGCGG TGTTGTCAGCAAAAACCTGCCTAGTGGACAGGGCACATACCAGATCAGTTTGACACCCTACGCTGATGCTTCATTCACCAATCCTTTAGTGGGCACTGTCACTCTTGGAGTAAACCAGCAGATCTATATATCTTTGAGCATAAGTGGAGTTGATGCTCAGCAGTTCACCGCGGTCCTGGACAGTTGCTGGGCCACACCGAATGTAcagtactactactactactacaacgcTCGCTGGGACCTGGTCACTAATGG GTGTCCTAACCCTCAGGACGGTACAGTGCAGGTACTGCAGAATGGAGTCTCCTTATCTGACTACTTCTCCTTCAGGATGTTCACCTTCACTGGTCTTTCCAACTCATTCAACCTGCACTGCCAGGTTCACCTGTGTCTGAGAAATGGAGGACAGTGTGCTCTG CCATGCactgataatgatgatgatgatgacgataaAGGCTCAAGAAGACGACGCAGGTCTATGGACTTCCACGACACCGCTGCCATCAGCATGAGCTTCTAA